The sequence AGTTTTCAGAGTTGGATTATTACCTCCTTCAGGTGAGGAGTGAGTTGGCCTATACAACCTACGATCCACACTTTGATACAAACTACCTGTACATCTCCGAGAACCTTGTTGAAGCGCTTACAAACTACATTCTAATGTCTCTTAAGCCTAACGTTGTTCATGATCTTCCCAGATACTTCATTTTGAGGGATCATGCGCTTGGATTCTATTTGGTTGATGATTTGGTAAGGGAATTTAGAAATTTTGAGAACTCTAAAGACTCGAATGAAACCTTTGAGGATTACATTCCGATATTAATCGAGCACATGAAAAGCTGGGCAACTCCGGAGAATGTTAGTGAATATTTCAAAAAACGAGTGCCTTTGAGTGGCCTATGGCTTTTTGATAGAGGTTATGAAGAGGGAAAAATTATAATCGTTTACGGAGCAAAAAATCCAGACCCAACTGGAATAGAATACGATAAAGAAACCGCTTTCATGCTTAAGGAGCTTATTGAGAAGGACGACACATGGAAGCTCTATAATGGCAAGCCAAAAATTATAGTAAAAGCGGAAAACGAGCTTGGTGAAGAGGAGTTGAGGACGAATCTCATATTTGTTGGAGGGCCTACTGCCAACGGCTTGGTGAAGAACTTAACATTTCTCCCCATAAAATTCGTTTTTAATGGCATGTGGGTTTTAGCGAAAAATGCAACGGGCTTTGAGAGTTTTGCGGGATTTGATATTGAGAACGAAGTTTATAGAGAGCTTAGAAAAGTGAGCGGAACCTTCCAGGCTTACCCCTTAGGAGTTGTGGAAATTGTAAAGAACCCTTGGAACGAGAGGAACCTGATAGCTGTAATAGCTGGAGTGGATAGGTATTGTACAAGAAAATTGGCAAAGGATTTCACAGCTTATCCGCGGAGCTATGGCATTGAGAGCGGCAACTATACAGAAGTTGGGTTTTATGTTCAGGGTGATAGCATATGAGAAAGGTTGTCTTGATGCTTGCTCTTTTAATTTTAGCCGCTTCGGTATTTGTGTGACGCAAGAACAGTAAGGGAAGTAATGAAGGAGGAAGTTATTTTCATAACGTGAGGAGGGAACTCGCCGCAACCAAAATTTGGCATTTTTGTGTCAATTTTTATCTCATCGCTTAATCGAAACTGTTTTAAAGGTGTCATTCTCTTAACTATGGGTAAGGAGCCATGCCAAGCTACATTGTTGTTGGTGGTCAATGGGGAGATGAAGGGAAAGGGTCGATAATCGCTTATCTTGCTATGCACGATAAACCAGAGGTCATAGCAAGGGGAGGAGTAGGAACAAACGCAGGGCACAGCGTTTTTATAAACGGAAAGAAGTATGCAGTAAGACAGCTTCCCACGGGTTTTATGAACGAAGATGCAAGGCTTTTGGTTGGGGCTGGGGTTTTGGTGGATCTAGAGGTTTTCTTCCATGAACTTGAGCACCTGAAAGATTTCAATGTTAAAAATAGAGTGGGCATCGATTATCGCTGTACTGTAATAGAGCCAAAGCATAAGGAACTTGACAGGACAAACGGCTATCTCCATGGAAAGATAGGAACTACCGGCTCTGGCTGTGGTCCAGCGAATGCGGATAGGGCATTAAGGAAGGCTAGGCAGGTAAAGGACATCAAGGAACTTGAGCCCTACCTAACAGACGTTGCGGCTGAAGTTAACGATGCCCTCGACGATGGAAAGCTCGTTTTGGTTGAGGGAACGCAGGGGTTTGGCTTAAGCCTCTATTTCGGCACTTATCCCTACGTTACGTCAAAAGACACCTCCGCATCGGCTATAGCAAGCGACGTTGGAATAGGCCCGACAAGGGTTGATGATGTTATAGTGGTCTTCAAGAGCTTTCCAACGAGAGTTGGGGCAGGGCCGTTCCCAACGGAGATGAGCGAAGAAGAGGCCGATAGACTGGGATTGGTCGAGTACGGCACAGTTACCGGAAGGAGAAGGAGAGTAGGGTGGTTTGACTTTGAATTCGCAAGGTATTCTGCAAAGATCAACGGTGCGACAATTTTGGCAGTGACTATGCTCGACAAGTACGATAAGGAAGCCTTTGGAGTGACTGATTTTGACAAGCTTCCAAAGAGGGCAAAAGACTTCATTGCAGAAATAGAGGAAAAAGTCGGGGTGCCAGTGGGCCTTATAAAGACCGGGCCAGAGTTGGAGCACATCATTGACTTAAGGGAAAACATTTAGCGTAGAAACTCTAGGATTTTGCTTTTGATCTCTTCTTTTTCAAGCTTTGCAATTTCTTCAAGAGGATACTCCCTTTCAAGCCAGCGAATAAATTTATAACCCAAATAGTAGCCCAGGAACTGCTTTCCAAAGAGTACATACCATGAGCCGAAGAATGGATTTAAGGGCTCTTTCTCTTTAATCCTCCTTAGAAACTCCCGCTTGAGGAGGGCTTCGTTCTCTTCACACCATTCGAACCATCCATCCTCCTCAAAGTGCCAAGGCCTTTCGATTATTAAATCCTCAATTCGCTGGGCGAAGCCCTCTGTATAAAGCCAGAATATTTGCTCGTCTTCAAGTTTCTCTATATCCTCTCCCCTTAAAAGCCAGTGAACTAAGTGACCGAACTCGTGGACGATTAATCCCTCGAGCTTGTCGTACCAATTAAGCTCGGCTATTGCTTCTAAGCCGAAGAGAATTGATGGCTTCTCCATAAATTCTGTTACCCAGCCGGCTCCGTTTTCGAGGCCGACGTAAATGACAATGTTGTAATCCTTGACCTCAAAGTACTCTCTAATCTTCCGTTCAACTTTGGGAAGGGAATTTAAGAGAGCTCTGTAAGCGAGTTTGAGCTCATCAACATTTCTCTTTAAAAGAAGCCCTAAAAATTCCTGCCAGTTCATTTTGTATCTTTCATAGTCCCATCTAATCTTCTCAAAAAGCTCTGGATACTGTTTGATGTACTCTATCCAACTACTTGTACTTCCGTCCCAATGTTTGAGGAAAGATGAAAATGTGTCGAGGAGCATCGAAGCCACCCGAGAGTGCATACCATATCGGACCTCAAAGCGAGCCTCTTACTGGATTCCTTTTACCTCGCTCTATAAAAGGATTGTGGTAAGTGCTGGCTTTCACGCTACAGGACAACTCTGAAAACCCTATCAACCCTCCTGCAGAGATGAATGCCGCAAACTTCACCAGCAGGCCGAAGGTGAGCTTCTTCCACGCTCTTTTTCCTCAGGCAGTCCTCCGCCACGAGTACTGGAATGGCTTTTTAGGAGCCGTAGACGAGGAGAACGTAGAGCCACAGAACGAAGGGGAAGTAGTAGCGAAAGCGAGATACAGGTCGGTCAGCGGATCGGGGTTGAGGAGTATTTTCTCCTCGGGAGGAAGTTTGAGGTTGTTGATTACGGCAAGTACTTCCACTAGGTAGGCGGAGAGCATACCAACGATCAGATACGCTTTAAAATTGCCTCCGTATTTCCGATAGAGGCCCCAAGCTCTCTCCCGGAAGCGGTGTATAAGGGCAAGAACTGTGAAGATTAGCCATGTCGTCCCGAGCCACGGGAGTGTGAGGAGGGGCTGTTTCGTAAATAGTTAAAATCGTAAAGTTTGTTGAGGTTTGTAGGGCGAAATTTTTAAATATTTTTATGGGGAGTTTTGTAGTTACGGCTGACCAGAACGGATTAGTCCCCCATAATAGAAGATGCTCTCTCTGCTGACGCCCATTCCAAGTCTCCCCTGGAATGCTCCACGAGCCACTCCACTATTGTCCTGTGGAATTCCTCGCTCCATTCGGGGTCTTCAAAAATCTCGTGGTAAGCTCCTTTGAATTCTTTCAGTGCTTTGTCCTCCACTTTAAGCTCCGCGAAGAGCTTTCTTGCTCCATCTGGAGGGGTTATTACATCCCCCGTGCCAACAAGCAAAAGTACAGGCACCATTATTTTATGGGCCTCTTTGTGTGCACGCTCCATGTTGTCAAAGATACTCATACCAAGCTTTGCCGAAATCCTGTCGTGGACTAGGGGATCTTCGACGTAGCGTTTAACTGCTTCGGGATTTCTAGAGAGGAGCTTCGGGTCAAGACCATTGGAAAGCGTCAGACTGGGAGTTATTTTTCCGAGAACTTTGGCGAGGGCGACCATGAAGCTTGGTGTTTTCGGGCTTTTTGCGAGGGCAGGAGAGGAAGCTATAACTCCTCTTATCCTATCAGGTCTTGTCTCGGCGTATCTTATCACGGTTAATCCGCCAAGGCTGTGACCGAAGAGGAAGGGCTTTTCGCCTAGTTCTTCAATTATGGAATCAATTATCTCCATTGCCTCCTCTATGCTCGCATGACCTCTTTTCCCGTCACTTCTTCCATGGCCAGGCCAGTCAAAGGTATAGACGGCGAAGCCCTCTTCAGTTAACGTTTTTATTAGCTTGCCATATCTTCCAATGTGCTCTCCAAGGCCGTGAACTAGGACTACCCACCCTTTTTCGGGGGTTCCGAACTTTGCCTTATATATCAAACCCAACACCCAAAAAGAGAGATAACAAAAGAAACTTAAATCCCTTTCGGACAGTCAAGCTCTTTCACGAAGGGCTTTATATCCACTATAGGAGTACCATCAAAGGCGTCTATCTCAGTGATAAAGATTCTTGTCCCCTTTATCCTAACAATCTTCACGGTGTAAATGGCAACTGGATTTGGTCTAACTGGCGAGCGAGTTGCAAAAACTCCTCTTAGCGGGTTTTTTGGATCTCCACGAGGATGGACTTTCAATGTTTTTCTCTTCTCCGGGGTGTCGCTCTTGTGGAACCATAAGATCAGCTTTATCCAATCACCTTCGTTAAGGCCTTCAAGAGCCTCAGCGAACTCTGGGTAGATTTCGAGGAAAGTCTCGCCGTCTTTATGAACTCGGCCGAGTGGGGTTAGTTTGAATTTTTCCATCTCCAAACCTCGGTTTCTTTTTAAGCAACAACTTCTATAGAGAAAATGGAAACCAGAGGCAACAAAATATAGGATTAAGTCCCATGCTCCCAGCTTTCCAAGTACTTCTTCTGTTCTTCGGTTAGCTCTTCAATCTCAATGCCCATTGCATTGAGCTTAATCCTTGCGACCATTTCGTCGATTTCTCTTGGAAGGACATAGACCTTAGGTTCAAGCTTTCCACGGTTGTTCTTGATGTACTCTGCTGCTTTCGCCTGCAAAGCAAAGCTCATGTCCATAATCTCTGCTGGATGTCCATCAGCAGCTGCTAGATTAACAAGTCTACCTTCTGCTAGGAGATATAACCTTCTTCCATCTTTGAGTTTGTACTCAGTAATGTTTGGCCTTGGATGGCTAATCTCTACTGCCAAGCTCTCTAAATCGGGCTTTGAGATTTCCACGTCAAAGTGACCGGCGTTTGCCATGATTGCCCCGTCCTTCATAAATTCAAAGTGCTCCCTGCGGATGCAGTTTATGTTTCCGGTTGAGGTGACAAAAATATCTCCAACTTTAGCAGCCTCACTCATCGGCATAACCAAAAACCCGTCCATTCTTGCCTCTAATGCCCTAATAGGGTCTACCTCGACCACTATAACCGTAGCTCCCAGTCCCCTTGCACGCATCGCAATTCCTCTTCCGCACCACCCGTAGCCGACAACCACGACGTTTTTACCTGCAACAAGGAGGTTTGTGCTCCTTATTATTCCGTCCCATGTTGATTGGCCCGTTCCATAGCGGTTATCAAAGAGGTATTTTGTATATGAATCATTAACTGCTATAATCGGGAATTTGAGCACTCCGTCCTTTTCCATTGCCCTCAGCCTTATCACACCAGTGGTCGTTTCTTCACTAGCCCCCCATATTTCGGGGATTAGCTCTTGTCTCTCCTTTAAGACCGTTGAAACCATGTCCGCTCCGTCGTCTATGATGATGTTTGGCCTTATGTCTAATGCTCTGTGCATGAACTCGTAGTACTCTTCCCTGCTTTCTCCTCTTATGGCGTAGACCTTTACCCCATTCTTTGCCAAAGCTGCAACAACATCGTCTTGTGTGCTCAATGGATTGCTTGCCGCTGCTGAGACCTCTGCTCCTGCGGCTTTTAAAGTCAAGAGCAAGAAGGCTGTTTTCATTTCAAGATGAAGGGTTGCAGCAATTCTAACTCCTTTAAAGGGTTTTTCCTTCTCAAATTCCCTTCTTATATGCTGGAGGACGGGCATAAACCTTGAAACCCAGTCTATCTTTTTCTCCCCTTCTGGTGCAAGTTTAATGTCCTTTACGCAATAATCTTTTGTGCAGTCCATACAATCACCTTTTGAGGATAAGGTTAAAGAGTTAAAAAGGTGATTATTGAGGCAACTGGTGGTTGCTTATGCGAATTGTACTTGGGGTGAGGGAGCTTAGGGAGTGCTTAACTGACTCTGAAGAAGATACTTGGGAGTGTTATTACTCAAAGTTCAAGCATGTGTTTGACCCGATATTTGAAAAC comes from Thermococcus litoralis DSM 5473 and encodes:
- a CDS encoding DUF4932 domain-containing protein codes for the protein MKKASLILCLLVLIAATPTAAEKPKVIIEVNPNLELFAVVYILAFNGNDPFIIAPQSYINDVLDYFAPYKNHPALYSVREAIPQDLPYYRRDYSINEFAASLVSKPYLGNMSENDFTLSEFYRSLISFAKESNFMEFYKKHEREYEEALKPAREALTQDIFQKFEELFGKQYKTFHIALSYSLRVHPGSKAVGDTAYYFGYVGFMPEQYAEIFYLYIATHEYSHSFVNPLISEYLTEFSELDYYLLQVRSELAYTTYDPHFDTNYLYISENLVEALTNYILMSLKPNVVHDLPRYFILRDHALGFYLVDDLVREFRNFENSKDSNETFEDYIPILIEHMKSWATPENVSEYFKKRVPLSGLWLFDRGYEEGKIIIVYGAKNPDPTGIEYDKETAFMLKELIEKDDTWKLYNGKPKIIVKAENELGEEELRTNLIFVGGPTANGLVKNLTFLPIKFVFNGMWVLAKNATGFESFAGFDIENEVYRELRKVSGTFQAYPLGVVEIVKNPWNERNLIAVIAGVDRYCTRKLAKDFTAYPRSYGIESGNYTEVGFYVQGDSI
- a CDS encoding adenylosuccinate synthetase — encoded protein: MPSYIVVGGQWGDEGKGSIIAYLAMHDKPEVIARGGVGTNAGHSVFINGKKYAVRQLPTGFMNEDARLLVGAGVLVDLEVFFHELEHLKDFNVKNRVGIDYRCTVIEPKHKELDRTNGYLHGKIGTTGSGCGPANADRALRKARQVKDIKELEPYLTDVAAEVNDALDDGKLVLVEGTQGFGLSLYFGTYPYVTSKDTSASAIASDVGIGPTRVDDVIVVFKSFPTRVGAGPFPTEMSEEEADRLGLVEYGTVTGRRRRVGWFDFEFARYSAKINGATILAVTMLDKYDKEAFGVTDFDKLPKRAKDFIAEIEEKVGVPVGLIKTGPELEHIIDLRENI
- a CDS encoding alpha/beta hydrolase, whose translation is MIYKAKFGTPEKGWVVLVHGLGEHIGRYGKLIKTLTEEGFAVYTFDWPGHGRSDGKRGHASIEEAMEIIDSIIEELGEKPFLFGHSLGGLTVIRYAETRPDRIRGVIASSPALAKSPKTPSFMVALAKVLGKITPSLTLSNGLDPKLLSRNPEAVKRYVEDPLVHDRISAKLGMSIFDNMERAHKEAHKIMVPVLLLVGTGDVITPPDGARKLFAELKVEDKALKEFKGAYHEIFEDPEWSEEFHRTIVEWLVEHSRGDLEWASAERASSIMGD
- the tsaA gene encoding tRNA (N6-threonylcarbamoyladenosine(37)-N6)-methyltransferase TrmO, which produces MEKFKLTPLGRVHKDGETFLEIYPEFAEALEGLNEGDWIKLILWFHKSDTPEKRKTLKVHPRGDPKNPLRGVFATRSPVRPNPVAIYTVKIVRIKGTRIFITEIDAFDGTPIVDIKPFVKELDCPKGI
- a CDS encoding adenosylhomocysteinase, which translates into the protein MDCTKDYCVKDIKLAPEGEKKIDWVSRFMPVLQHIRREFEKEKPFKGVRIAATLHLEMKTAFLLLTLKAAGAEVSAAASNPLSTQDDVVAALAKNGVKVYAIRGESREEYYEFMHRALDIRPNIIIDDGADMVSTVLKERQELIPEIWGASEETTTGVIRLRAMEKDGVLKFPIIAVNDSYTKYLFDNRYGTGQSTWDGIIRSTNLLVAGKNVVVVGYGWCGRGIAMRARGLGATVIVVEVDPIRALEARMDGFLVMPMSEAAKVGDIFVTSTGNINCIRREHFEFMKDGAIMANAGHFDVEISKPDLESLAVEISHPRPNITEYKLKDGRRLYLLAEGRLVNLAAADGHPAEIMDMSFALQAKAAEYIKNNRGKLEPKVYVLPREIDEMVARIKLNAMGIEIEELTEEQKKYLESWEHGT